ACATTGCGTGTTTTCCATGATGTTCAAAGGGTCTAGTCTGTGAAAAAGAATTACGGGAATTATGTTGCCTTTTCCTAAATTAAGACAACAAAGAAAATCCGAATTTCATACCCAGCTCCCCCGCAAAGCAAATACAATTTTgatcattttttgaggaacagatACCCCAGTTTATAAATAAGTGGTGAAGAgcaataatatacaagggaaagGGGCcacccgggcctcagtttcctcatctgcacagtGGGCTCAGGGGATGGACAGAATCCACCCTGCGCTGGGATTCTGATTCTTAGTGTCAGGGACTCCAGATGCTTTTCCCTTACTCCTTATCCGTTGCCACTCACCAACCCACCCGTCCTAACCTCCGAAGCAGACAACACTCATAGACGGGGAATAATTGATGGGTAGGTGACTTTGTCAGAGGCCATCCCAAAGGGGACTCAGCTCATGATTTGGAGTCAGACCGGGTTCAGGTGTCGGAAGGAAACCTATTCTTGTGGCTAACATGACAGATCTTCAACTCTCCTTTCTCTTTAGTTGGACAGAGAAGCAGCTGTGACTAAAGCCTTTGGAGAAGTGGACATTCTCTTGACCTGGATGGAGAAATTCTACCAGATCTGAAGGCCTAGGCCAGGATACCCTCCTCGTTCTCTGTGTCATTTCAAACAAGCGTTCGTCCCCATGATGTTCTCTGGGTGCTTCACATCCTTGACCATGGGCCCCATCCTTGGCACAGGCTTATCCTCAAAGACTTCATTCTTTAAGGGACCCCAACAACAGTTGTGGAAGGTTCCCTCGGGTGCTGCGAATAACCTACAAAGCAGATTCCTATATTTATTACAACGCTATTTAATTCCTATCAGTGTTTTAACCGACACCTTATTTATTTGTCAGAATGAAAGTTCTGTGAAGGCAGCAAGGACAGTGCCCCACGCTTCTCTCTGATCCTCCACAATCTTTGCCACCACGTGGGGTAGAGgatgggtgctcagtaaatgcttaattggattttttttaacctgtctTTGAATTGTTGAGGAACAATGAGGGATGTTGGGATGTGAAGTTGAACTTTAGGGCATGGAAATCACATTGTCATGACACCTGCAGGGGTCGTACACAGAGCACTGGGATGAGGGGGAGGGCACTGGtttgaaatataaatgataaaagatATAATGCAGGGGGGTGACCAGAACAAAGCAGACTCTCCCTAAACACTGCATTTCTTGCCCACACTCCCCACCTCACTCCCACCATCCCTGCCCCTTGGGTACTCTCTTTCTTATCCTACTCACTCGTCCCTTATCTGCCACTTGGGAGGGTGCCAGTGTCAAGCTGACCTCGTGGATGGTGTCATCATACCTGGATGACAGGTATGATGGTGGTGCGAATATAatttagggttaggttagggttagggttatgtgTTATCCCATCTGTGATGACATTCCCTGCTCATAAAAAGCAGGCACCTCGGGAACCTTTCCTTTCTATCACTGGACCAGTGCCCAGAGAAGCTGAGTTGTGTGTCTGGGAAAGGCCTTCTTCCTAAAAGCAAGACGGGACATTCTCTAGTCTCAAGCTTTGACTGAACTTTGTAGTTGATTGCAATCCAAACATATAATGTCTGCCTAACTCTGCCCTTGTTCAGAACACTGAAGAGGATGAATGTACGTAGGAGGTGGGATGTCTCTTCTTCCATGACGTGAGTTCTCTTGCAGAACAACTGGCCTTCCAGGAATCCCATATCCTTGTTCTCCCCCACCTGGCTATAAGCCACCTGGACTGGCAAAGAGAGGAGGTGCATTTCTGAAAGCAGAGAGATGTAATGCCTTTGGATAGCTCAAATAGACCAAGGCTAAGATAAGTGCACACATTTCAGTGCATGGAAGAAGGATAAATAGATGACAAAAACTATTCTATTTCTGAAAGAGGGCGAATGCTGGAGTCAGGGTACTTAGGTGCATCAAGGGAGGAAGACTTAGAGTAAAGAGGGTATCCACATATATCACTAGCACTAACAAGCATGGTTCTGAAAATTTACAACCCTTCATCACATCAAAATAAATTGCCCTCATAGGACTCCAGACAAATAGAAGATCACTGGTAAATGCCAGCCCTAAGATCTGGGCAAAGAGGTTGTAAGGGGTGTTTCATAACAAGGTCCCTTCCTAGCTCAGGGCTGAAGCATGTCCTCACAAAGAAGTTCAGGCACCTTCTACTGGTGGGAAACCCAAGACTGAGAAGGGCTTTCAAAGCAACAGCTATGCCTAGGCTCCAGTCCATGTGGTCTAGATCCAGGGCAGCAAAGACCGCGTGATCAAAGACACTCTGCAAATCCCACAGCCTGTTGCATGGCTTGGAAAGGAAGCAAGTGGCATCAGGACAAATGCTCTGCATTCCCGGAGCCCACCTGAAAACCACAGGGGGCTGCAAAAGTGTCCAggaagagctgggggaggggagactgagCACTGCTCAGGGCAAACAGACAGGGATGAGACTCGAGGTGGGACGTGGGAGTAATGAGGGTTCTGAAAATGGATGGAGCGGGTGTTGGAAACCAGCATAGAGACAAGACTCATTGGCACCAAGGTCTGGGCCCAGGGGGACAGCTGGAGAGCTGAGTCAGGCAGGGAATATTGACGTAGTCATCGGAATGCGTGTCCTCCATCTTGGCAGCAGGCTGGTGGTAGAAGCTCACATATTCACAGCTGATCTTCACAGATGGGGCATGGAGCCAGGGAGTTTCCGACACCTGGGAACAACCGGAGAAGCATCACTGGATCTGGGTAGGGTGATTGTAGCATCGACAGCAGGcaatggggtggggtgggggggaagcatGCATGTGGTTGCTGTCTTCTAGAAGGCAAAACACAGAGGTGGTTGAGCTCCATCAGGTGGCTCAGCCCTGGGGATTTTCAGGGTGGCGTCTCAACCCCAAATAACTGGAAAACACTTAGATCTAATGTGACAGGAAATGCCTTAAACGGGGCTCAGACTAAAATCATGTGACTAAGCACGGGTCTGAAGGAGAACCAGCTGCTGGAGGAGTTTCCCCTCTGGGATTAGATGATGTGACTTGTGGAATAAATATGCATCTTCTCAGGGACTTATCAGAAGTAGCATGAGTCATCCTCTGCACCTCCATAGGGCTTTTATTCCATGGAGAGCTTGTGACGTGACATGACAGTGCATTCCAGGAAGGAGCCGGCTGGTGAAGCAGAGGAAGGTGGCAGGCCATGTGGAACTCCGCTTCCCCAGAAAGAAAGTTCAGGACCATCTGCCTTCAGGACGGATCAGTTCTCGGAGGGCAGGGCTATGCCATGACTCTAACACGGCACAACTATTGTAACATCCACCCAGGAAGGCTGCAGTAGGGAAAGTCACACATTTTTGACACAAGTGCTGAGAACCAGAAGTTCAGCCCCCTGAACACAGTAGGCACTGAGTAGGTGCTCACTGAAAGGAGCTGTTACTTTCTGTACTTTACCAAGTACAAGCTGAGCAGCAGCTTGCTTCAAAAATATATCTCCCACTGCCTGTTACAGTTCATCATTTGAGATTCATTtggcttaaaaaattttaaaacgtcACTCCCTGTGAAGGCTTAAAATACTCAGTCATTAATCATAGGCACCTTGTTGTCAACTTGCTCCATCAAGATTTTTATCCCTGATAGTGGGAATGTGAGTTTCAAGCAGGGAGGAAGGGTAAAATTTGAACAAGGTACTGGGCCAGGTGAGGGCATGTGTGGTCACAGAGCAGTTCCAGAGAAAAGGGCTGAGGTAAGTGTAGAATAGATGGGCACCGCTGGACCTACCTAAGCTACTGTGAACCTTCTCCAGCAGGGCTGAGGGCAAGCTCAAGAAGCTGGGCATGATGGGGGCAGAGCTGTTGCTTGTTGCCGGGCATCACTCTCCCCCTTGTAGCAAGGCACGGTTACCGAGCCAGGGATACATTATTCAGCCTCCCTTGAAGGCAGGTGTGACCACGTGACTAAACTGTGCCCAGTGGGATGCAGGGAGAAGTGATGTGTGAAATTTCAGGGTCATGGTCTTAATAAAGcgactttctctttcttcctcccatgCGCTGGGATGCAGACATGGTGCTGGTGATTGAGCATTGACCACGGAAGGATGGAAGCGGCAAGACTCCAGGGGGTGGTGCAGCAACAGGCAGAAGGCATTTGAGTCCCTGGATGACCCCATGGCTCAGGCCACCTCCTCCTGGCTACCTGCCAGGAGGCTTCCATGTTGTGGGCCGTGGTTTAGGGTTTACTGCACTAGCTTAGCCTACCCCCTAATTAAATCAGGGACACTTGCCACACTTAGTTTTTACTGGTTCCTGAAGTAATAATGTTTCGGCTATGGTAGGCTGCTTTAGAGAACAAAATGGGAAATTTGGGAAAACAAACACGAATGAATAGTTTAAAGGTTTTTCACACATCTGCCAAATGGCAGATTTTTTCTTCAAtagaaagatgagaagaaaaaaaaagaaagaaagatgagttCCCTATGTCCAAACCTAGATTTCAAGAGGAATCTTCTTCATCCAAAGTGTTGAATCTTATCTACGTCTCTAGGCCAGGCTTAACTGCCTTCAGTGATGGGTAAACAACCTCCTCTCATCTTCGAGGGCTTACTAGAAAGTACTTCCTCATATTAAGGTGAAACTGGGTAACTTCCACCCCCTTAAGATCTCCTAGAAATCGAATCTTTTCCACGTGAAAGCCCTTCACGTATTTGTAGAGGTACCATCTATCATCCTCTACTAAGCTCCCATTTATCCCATGAGAAATGCTTGGCTAAAAGCCGTGTAACTAAGTCTACCACAATTGTTGCGTAGTCGCCTACTGACACCATCAAAGGAGGAAACTGATACCAGTTCCCAGACTCAGGGCCCGGGGAGCCGCTGCGaaagcccccgccccccagctaAGCCGAAGCTCCACCGACTGCGCTCAGGTCCAAGCTCAGGTCTGGGGCCGCCCATTAGGGCCGCAGCTGCCAATCAGGGGGCGGGGCGGAGCTTACCTGCGGCGGGGCTGGGGGCGCCAATGCTCCGGGGCATGGGAGAGGTGCCGCCCCTTCACCTAATAGGAACCGGGAGGGCCGACATGAGGGCGGGGCCGAGGATCCAACCCCACCCGCAGCTCTGCCGGAAACCCGGGGGAGGAGGAGCCGGCCGCGCTGCACGCGGCTGTTCTGAAGGCGGGTTTTTCTGGCTCAACCTCCGCGCCGCGCAGTGTCTGGCTGCTCCAGCTCGCACGCCCGGCCCGTCCCGCTCTCCCCCAGCCCGCCTCCCTCTCCCCGCGACCTGTCCCGCTCTCCCCCACCTGCCCGCCTGCTCACCAGCAGCGTCCACCCCCCGAGGGCGCCGAGGGCAGGCGCTGTAGACGTTGTTTTGGGTGCGTGGCCGCTGCGACACGCGTGGCCGCTGTGACACGCGTGGCCGCTGTGACAGGGGCCGCTGTGAGGCCTCCAGGGCGCGCATCCTCACGGCCAGTCGGCGGACCCGTCTGGAGAGAGCTTCTCGGTAAAGccacagggaaggagagaggaagagggcgTCAGAGGCCCATGGGCACCCCCTCCCAGTCTTAGAAAACTAAAGGCTGTCTGTTTGCCTGGTGTTTGGCAATGTCTGACGTGTGGGTGCTTACTGAAGACCAAAGGGCCCAGGCCGcgctcctccccgcccccatttCCAGACCATTGAGCCCCGTGCCACGTTCCCCACACCCCAGGCTGCTCGTCTAAAGCGCCTGAGTGTCCCCGGGAGGTCAGAGGGATCTGAATGCGCTGGGATTTGGGGAAGCTCGGCTCTCGGAAACTTAGCCTGGCGCCCTCACCTTTCCTCCTCTGAATGACCCTCTTCGCCACCAGCCCCAGAAGTGCCAGCAGGATGAGACCCAGGATGGTGGGGGTCAGGATGTAGAAGCCTTGGTCTTCCATCCCAGACACGGGGCCTGGGCCCTGGTTGAGTGAactgaggagggaaggagggggagagaaaagggagaggtCAGGAAGGGAGGGGGGTAAGGCAGCACGCAAGTAGCCAACTTTTTTGGAGGTAGCTCACAAGTTTGTCCCTTTGTTAACAGAATTCTCACCCTGGACGGTGCAGGCCTCTTACCTCTGCCTGTGAAGCCTGGTTTGGTGGTTGTAGCTGGCCGTCTGGAGCCTGAGCAGTTCCTCCTGTGCTGAGGTTTTTGAGGCTGTGGCAGATGGCAGGAGGGTGGTGGGCTGGGCAGTTGCTGCTGAAGATGCCCTGTAAACTCGAGGGCGGTGGGTGATTGAGGTGGTGGGGGAGGCATGGTGTGCTGGAGGGGCCTCGGTCCTTTGAGCTGGTGTGGTTACTACAGAACACAGCAGGAAGAAACTCTAGTCTCCAGCAGCCTTGGGCCAACCATTTCTTTCCAGAACACATGCTTCCCTTTTACCTAGACTACCTTTGTTCTCACAGTCCTTGTCACCTGAAATGCCTCCTGAGCATGCCATCTGCATCTAGTACGTTCTGTCTATATTTGCTTCAAACTCCATTTCCTACAGAAAGTCTTCTGTGACTTCCCAGGCAGAAGAGCTTGCGCTCCTCTAAGCATGGACAAAACCTTGTTTGTAGTTCAGTTCCCACTCTGCCTTGTGTTGTATCTATGTGCTTGTCTATTCTCCCCCATCCCACACCTGTCAGTCACAACCTTGAGTATACAATGAGCTCAGTTACACGATCCCTCTCTCAATGGCCAGCGGTCTTTTAGTGTAACAATATTCAATTAATGTATCTACCTCACAGGGCAGATGTGAGGATGTGATGTAACTATTGCATGTCAAAATGCATTTAAGACAGGAAAATGGTATAGAAATGTAAAAGTATCATTAGTATAATCGTGATTGATCTTGTTATTGTAAAATAGAGCTGTTAAATCAGTATGCCAGCGAATGGTAGACAGCCCTATGGGGAGCAGGAAGCAGGAGGACCTCTGGCTGGGAAAGTCTGCCCAGTCTTGGTTTCCCGCAGTCATTCATAAAAGAGCTAGATTTTGTGAATGGAGCACAAACTTCATTACATGTGGTGCCACCTGGTGGTGATGGGTCATTTCTGCAACTAGTGCCAAGTGTGCGTGCTGAAGGATGGGCTTGAAAGACTTGGAATGCAGATCTCAGGGAGGTACCCCCTCCTAAGGCAGGGAAATACACATCTGAGACGCAGCTCTGCTCTGCCAACCATCCTACGAGCTGAACATGTACCCCCTCCTCCATTTTCACAATGCCATAGaatctcccccacctcccctacCCTACCTTTGGGGAACTGACCTTTGGATATGAATTCCAAAGAACTGGCATGTTCGGGCATCTGGAACCAAAGAGGCATACGCATTTGGAGAAATCTGTTAAACCATGCTGGAGGCTCAGGCATTGGCTCTTCTTCCCAGAAAGGCCCGTAATCTACCGGAGGCAAGAGGAGTCCATTGGTGGTCTCTAGGACGAGACTGAGGCCTGAGGAAGGGACTGCTGCTATGAGCTGAGGCTGACTCAACTAGGGCAGATGGCAGTGAGGGGATGAgggcagggagaagaaaaataaccaggctgggggcttccctgacaGAAATCCTCTTTCACCCTAACCCCGTCGGCATTCCCTGCAAAACCATCGGAGACCATTGGGAATCTAGGTTGTTGAATTAGTGCTGTGTATGTCTGAGGAagtcagtggagaaaagaaaaaaggaaggattcgggagaaataaagaaaggatcAGATCATAAAGTAACAAATTTGGCCATCAACTGTGAAAAATGATTGTCTTTCCTTTATATTTATCCCTGATATCTCTCACGGGACAATTATGGTAATAATTATGTCCTTTTGCTTCCAATTTCCTTCAGTCTCAGAGCCCCTCCTCAATCTCACCCCACACTCGCCTCGTGCCCTGGGTAGGATGAGTAAAATACCACACAAGGAGAGCACCTATCCTGTCCCTTTCATACAGTTTGGATAGAAAATTTGGTGGACCGTGAAGTTCATTGACTCTATGAGGTTTCGACTCTACAGATCCCAATTCCTACTGGACTTGCTAATATGGGAATAGTGTAAGAGTGTGGGGACTGCTGCAGTCCCATTGTCGTCCCAGCCTTCCTGAGTGGAAACGTTTTCTGGGTGGCCAGAGCCTCCATCGTGTGGGGCACCTACCACTGTGAACAGACAGGGTGACCTGCTGGGTCTTGCCCCGGTCTGTGTCCATGCCTGCCCCACAGGCATAGACCCCGCTGTCACTCTCGACCAGCTCTGTCATCTCCACCAGGAACAGATTCCTGTCTGGACACAGCTCCAGTGTGACTCGATTCTTGAATTCCTTCTTGACGAAGTTCCTATTGGACACCACGGTGGCGCATCCTCCAGACTCAACAATTGTCCGGCACAGATATATCCTCACATGCATTTCAGGAAGCGGGCACTCGATGACAACGGATCCTCCCAGCATTCCCTCCACCTTTACTTCTGGAACGACCCTCAGGGCTCCAGCGACTGCAGGGAGAGGGAGTTAATGTAGAGGAAGCCCCATCCCCAGCCACATCCCCAACTCCAGCCCTGTTTccaacccaggccccagcccagcctcacaCTCATCCCTATTTCCAACTCCATCCCTGTTTccaacccaggccccagcccagcctcacaCTCATCCCTATTTCCAGCTCCATCCCTGTTTccaacccaggccccagcccagcctcacaCTCATCCCTACTTCCAACTCCATCCCCATTAGCAGCCCAAGCCTCAGCCAGCCCTGAGCCTCAGCCCTCTCATGATCTCTAGCCCTGGCTGCATCCTCAGCCTCTTCCCATCCCCAACCCTATTTATATTCTTGGTCCAGCTCTATGTCCATCCATAGCCCTATGCCCAAGGCTGAGTCTCTCCCCAGCCCAAGCCTTAATGTAATCCTCAGCCTTGTTACCAAACCTGAACCCATATGGACCCAGACATCAACCCCCTGAAAGTACAGTCAAAGCCACTACCCCACTCCAGGGGGAGAGAATGTGCCACAGTGATCCCCGCAACCAGCCCATGATCCCTGAGTGACTTCAGGGTGGTGTCGGGAGGCATGGTACAATTGGCTCCAACAGGTTTTCTGTCTAGTTTTGTTTTGCTCAGATCCATCCAACCAACCAAAACAACCATTCACCTCCAGTTTTTTTATTCGATCATTCAACAAGTATCAGTTGAATGCCTTCCATGTGATAAGGTGCCTGGCATCCCTCCCTCACAGAACAAATCATTTATTGAATGATACAAATGGACGGCCACTATGTGACAACAGAGTATAGTAAATCCCACGGCGTAAATACACGAGCCCCTTGGAAGCAGCAAGCAGGGGCGCCTGATCCAGTCTGCTGCAGAGGATGATACAATTTGACGCAGGCTTTCTGGAAGACGTGATGTGTAAGTTGTGACCTGAAGGACTGGGTGTGGACGGCAACTCAGAGAATGATGGTGTTGTCTTCACTGAGGAAGGGAACACAGAAGGAAACAAGGGTatatttgagtgtgtgtgtacattgtATGTGCATTGGGGGTGGTGTGGAGCAGGGTGGAATAAAAGGGGTGGTTTCTGAGTCCCTGACATCAAAAAGCTTATGCTTTGGCTGAGAGAAGGCAGGTCTAAGCTGGAGAAGAAAGTAAGTCCAAGTATGATTAATTGTCAGCTAAGTGGGTCCCAGTATATTTCTGGGAAGACAATTCAGAGGATGaaatgtgtgtggggggagggggctgtggaCTAGGGTGGAGGAGAGACCCTTCTAGACAGTGAGAACCACCCCCAAAAAGGCTGGGACAGGAGAGAGAACATGGCACGTTCACGAGGCGGGGAGGGATGTTCACAAACTTCCTGAAATTCATCCATAGAGCAAACATTAAGAATAgctctaggacttccctggtggtacagtggttaagaatccacctgccaatgcaggggacactggttcgagccctgatcagggaggaccccacatgctgcaagcaactaagcccgtacgccacaactactgagactgtgtgccgcaa
The sequence above is drawn from the Tursiops truncatus isolate mTurTru1 chromosome 1, mTurTru1.mat.Y, whole genome shotgun sequence genome and encodes:
- the FCMR gene encoding immunoglobulin mu Fc receptor isoform X1, which gives rise to MDLWLWSLYFLPVAGALRVVPEVKVEGMLGGSVVIECPLPEMHVRIYLCRTIVESGGCATVVSNRNFVKKEFKNRVTLELCPDRNLFLVEMTELVESDSGVYACGAGMDTDRGKTQQVTLSVHSDYGPFWEEEPMPEPPAWFNRFLQMRMPLWFQMPEHASSLEFISKVTTPAQRTEAPPAHHASPTTSITHRPRVYRASSAATAQPTTLLPSATASKTSAQEELLRLQTASYNHQTRLHRQSSLNQGPGPVSGMEDQGFYILTPTILGLILLALLGLVAKRVIQRRKALSRRVRRLAVRMRALEASQRPLSQRPRVSQRPRVSQRPRTQNNVYSACPRRPRGVDAAGEGAAPLPCPGALAPPAPPQVSETPWLHAPSVKISCEYVSFYHQPAAKMEDTHSDDYVNIPCLTQLSSCPPGPRPWCQ
- the FCMR gene encoding immunoglobulin mu Fc receptor isoform X2 — protein: MPVGQAWTQTGARPSRSPCLFTVMPEHASSLEFISKVTTPAQRTEAPPAHHASPTTSITHRPRVYRASSAATAQPTTLLPSATASKTSAQEELLRLQTASYNHQTRLHRQSSLNQGPGPVSGMEDQGFYILTPTILGLILLALLGLVAKRVIQRRKALSRRVRRLAVRMRALEASQRPLSQRPRVSQRPRVSQRPRTQNNVYSACPRRPRGVDAAGEGAAPLPCPGALAPPAPPQVSETPWLHAPSVKISCEYVSFYHQPAAKMEDTHSDDYVNIPCLTQLSSCPPGPRPWCQ